The following are encoded together in the Hoplias malabaricus isolate fHopMal1 chromosome 3, fHopMal1.hap1, whole genome shotgun sequence genome:
- the tmem94 gene encoding transmembrane protein 94 isoform X1, which yields MELQDKKQEEGAAPLGLSTAQALGTLRDQLSSLLEQHQKLSQRKFTIQELWARSFLHHEDRHSCFHWPGAAFTLLVVVGLLCCHGSQPEGSQGIELVSAGALFLLLLLNLLLIGRQQRLRRCEMVQRLKSIISELDAHLEGSKEQPIRWGPSRYPDLYTPSSPSWSLHWTYRDEQLVNLPVSLLVEGDIIALRPGQEAFASLRGIKDDEHIVLEPGDLFPPFSPPPSPRGNDRRGPHSPQQFRLFRVVRTPILDNVRNCLDLALFRPITALDNERFTVQSIIAKFACPAVLVAFFTVNTIRYFCDTPNLTPAQFNFFQLQLMGVLPILPLLFPVMWVLVIAYGEARVLAESSRNSPTGLLAKFSEDTLSSYTEVVSSQEMLCCVWRYLLGVLKGESQTLCYTSSLLQNLGSVTVLCCVDKQGVLSWPNPSPETVLFFSGRVEPPHESQDDLRDDLSINSYCRLEGDEDRDEAQEVEALLSVPAFEPSVHQTNEPEPSDMSHDTVRSCDMQRSRRGPQSTRSKHPSGSNVSFSHDTEGGEEECAQLCGIDGLCEADDFVCDYHLEMLSLSQDQQNPVSILFDDSSWQGHLSSLKPLGLNIMLNLCNATVTQQLCRFSDHLSNLALQESHGAVLPVQVPWGLCELSRLIGFTPGARELFKQENHLALYQLPCGEKTRESAPRRLNHFTKRQPPISHLISLLVRDSTTNNVQMLSHGSADLILESCTDFWDGTDIYPLSGSDRKKVLDFYQRACLSGYCSAFAYKPMQVVLSHQLNGKCVELAPGPTLFSGVDLPSTTPIKHCNRRNSWSSDEGIGETLEKEDCVQALSGQIFMGMVSSQFQARLDTVRLIENLVGACIRFVYFSREDELRSKVFAEKMGLETGWNCHISLTPNGDGHGDGAPSSPSQAGSVHDELLQDSRDDAEGPLLPEDEGQSDLASFQPTDSDVPSFLEDCNRAKLPRGIHQVRPHLKNIDNVPLLVPLFTDCTPETMCEMMKIMQENREVTCCLGSSANFRNSCLFLQSDLSISLDPLYPSRCSWETFGYAAGCGVSEVHEELSPLSLSARLNSLGCSISFHHGESVSLVKLIEQARHTTSGIRKCFLFLLQCQLTLVIIQFLACLTQLPPPMNITDILWLSCFCYPLLSVSLLGKPPDTSVMTVATGKNLDAIPRKTQQYFLGWFLLKFGLTVCAFLLGFGFSLHRLCPNMFIFNASSSEQAPKWFSDFSNHLLLIQKVMAGFLALHTVVISLSYVHRSQPLWRKNPFSNTWWCLTVPIVLLGQVVQATIDYQLWHDRSKQFNFTLSQVSPDVWVPVPLSIVLVVLINEAVKLHEIRVRVRYQKRQKLQFETKLGMNSPF from the exons GAGGAAGGGGCAGCTCCACTGGGACTGTCCACAGCCCAGGCTCTGGGGACCCTCCGGGACCAGCTCTCCAGCCTGCTGGAGCAGCACCAGAAGCTTAGCCAGCGCAAATTCACTATACAG GAACTATGGGCTAGGAGCTTCCTTCACCATGAGGATCGTCATTCATGCTTCCACTGGCCTGGAGCTGCCTTCACGTTGCTTGTCGTGGTTGGTTTGCTGTGTTGCCATGGCAGCCAGCCAGAAGGCAG TCAAGGCATAGAACTGGTGAGTGCTGGAgctctcttcctcctgctgctgctcAACCTCTTGCTAATTGGACGTCAACAGAGACTAAGGAGGTGTGAGATGGTGCAGCGTTTAAAGTCCATAATTTCAGAGCTTGATG CTCATTTAGAGGGAAGCAAAGAACAGCCAATCAGATGGGGCCCTTCTCGTTATCCTGACCTGTACACACCTTCCTCTCCATCCTGGTCCCTGCACTGGACATATCGTGATGAACAACTAGTCAATCTGCCTGTCAGTTTGTTGGTGGAAGGTGATATCATCGCACTGAGACCAGGCCAAGAGGCATTTGCCTCACTTAGAGGCATTAAG GATGATGAACATATTGTGCTAGAGCCGGGAGATCTGTTTCCACCATTCTCTCCTCCACCCTCCCCACGTGGAAACGACAGAAGGGGACCTCACAGTCCCCAGCAATTCCGCCTTTTCAGGGTGGTCCGCACCCCTATACTGGACAATGTCAG GAATTGCCTTGATCTTGCTCTGTTTCGACCAATCACAGCTCTTGATAATGAACGGTTCACAGTGCAGTCGATCATAGCTAAGTTTGCATGCCCAGCAGTGCTG GTAGCTTTTTTTACTGTGAATACAATTCGCTACTTTTGTGACACTCCCAATCTTACCCCAGCCCAATTCAACTTCTTCCAGCTGcag CTGATGGGAGTGCTGCCCATCCTACCTCTGCTGTTTCCTGTTATGTGGGTCCTGGTCATTGCTTACGGAGAGGCACGAGTTTTGGCCGAATCCAGCCGCAATTCTCCAACAGGCTTG CTGGCTAAGTTCTCTGAGGACACTCTAAGCAGCTACACGGAAGTGGTGTCCTCCCAG gagatgctgtgctgtgtgtggagaTACCTGCTTGGTGTTTTGAAAGGAGAGTCTCAAACACTGTGCTACACCTCCAGTCTCTTGCAGAACCTAGGATCAGTGACT GTTTTGTGCTGTGTGGATAAGCAGGGAGTGTTGTCCTGGCCCAACCCCAGCCCAGAAACTGTGCTCTTCTTTAGTGGACGTGTTGAACCACCACATGAGAGCCAAGATGACCTGCGAGATGATCTATCAATAAATTCTTACTGTCGATTAGAAGGAGATGAGGACAGAGATGAG GCTCAGGAAGTTGAGGCTCTTCTAAGTGTTCCTGCTTTTGAGCCCTCAGTTCATCAAACTAATGAGCCAGAGCCTAGTGACATGTCACATGACACAGTACGCTCCTGTGACATGCAGCGTTCACGCAGAGGGCCCCAGAGCACGCGCTCCAAACACCCATCTGGCTCCAATGTCAGCTTCAGCCATGACACAGAGGGGGGTGAAGAAGAGTGTGCTCAG CTGTGTGGCATTGATGGTCTGTGTGAAGCAGATGACTTTGTATGTGATTATCACCTGGAGATGCTGAGCTTGTCTCAGGACCAACAGAACCCTGTCAGTATCCTATTTGATGACTCCAGTTGGCAAGGACACCTGTCTTCTTTAAAGCCCCTGGGCCTCAACATCATGCTGAACCTATGCAACGCTACAGTCACTCAACAACTGTGCCGCTTCTCAGACCACCTGTCCAACCTGGCACTACAGGAGAGCCACGGTGCCGTTCTACCTGTGCAGGTGCCTTGGGGCCTCTGCGAGCTTTCCCGACTCATAG GTTTTACCCCTGGAGCGAGAGAACTCTTTAAGCAGGAGAACCACTTGGCCTTGTACCAGTTGCCTTGTGGAGAGAAGACCAGAGAGTCAGCCCCACGCCGCCTAAACCACTTTACCAAACGTCAGCCACCCATCAGTCACCTGATAAGCCTGCTAGTCCGGGACAGCACTACCA ACAATGTGCAGATGCTCTCCCACGGCTCCGCTGACCTAATCCTGGAATCTTGCACAGATTTTTGGGACGGCACAGACATCTACCCTCTCTCTGGATCAGATAG GAAGAAGGTTCTGGACTTTTACCAGCGTGCATGTCTATCCGGTTACTGCTCTGCCTTTGCCTATAAGCCCATGCAGGTGGTGCTCTCCCACCAACTTAATGGGAAATGTGTTGAGTTGGCTCCAGGCCCAACACTCTTCTCTGGAGTGGATCTGCCCAGCACTACACCCATTAAACACTGCAACCGGCGCAACAGCTGGAGTTCAGATG AGGGAATTGGAGAGACCTTGGAGAAGGAGGACTGTGTTCAGGCGCTGAGTGGACAGATCTTCATGGGCATGGTGTCATCACAGTTCCAGGCCCGTTTGGATACTGTACGGCTTATTGAGAATCTGGTGGGAGCATGCATCCGCTTTGTCTACTTCTCTAGAGAAGATGAGCTGCGTAGTAAG GTGTTTGCAGAGAAAATGGGCCTGGAAACAGGCTGGAACTGTCATATCTCCCTCACACCTAATGGAGATGGCCAtggtgatggagcaccatcaagTCCCAGTCAGGCAGGCTCTGTGCATGATGAGCTACTGCAGG ATTCTCGGGATGACGCTGAAGGGCCGTTACTTCCTGAGGATGAAGGCCAGTCAGATCTTGCCAGTTTTCAGCCCACAGATAGTGATGTGCCAAGCTTTCTAGAGGACTGCAACAGA gcCAAGCTACCTCGTGGTATTCACCAGGTTCGCCCTCATCTGAAGAACATTGACAATGTGCCTTTGCTGGTGCCCCTTTTCACAGACTGCACACCGGAAA CCATGTGTGAGATGATGAAAATTATGCAGGAAAACAGAGAAGTCACATGCTGTTTGGGGAGCTCAGCCAACTTCCGCAATAGCTGCCTATTCCTGCAGAGTGACCTCAG TATCTCTCTGGACCCTTTGTACCCTTCACGATGCTCATGGGAGACATTTGGTTATGCAGCTGGCTGTGGAGTGAGTGAAGTGCATGAGGAGCTTTCACCCCTGAGCCTGAGCGCCCGCCTCAACAGCCTCGGCTGCTCCATCTCTTTCCACCACGGAGAAAGTGTCAGCTTGGTCAAACTCATAGAACAG GCCAGGCACACCACTTCTGGAATTCGCAAGTGCTTccttttcctcctgcagtgcCAGCTTACCTTGGTTATCATTCAG TTTTTGGCCTGTCTTACACAGCTTCCACCTCCAATGAACATAACAGACATTCTGTGGCTTTCCTGTTTCTGTTACCCACTGCTAAG tgtgtccTTATTGGGGAAGCCACCAGACACGTCTGTGATGACAGTTGCCACTGGAAAGAATCTGGATGCCATTCCCCGGAAG ACTCAACAGTACTTCCTGGGTTGGTTCTTGCTCAAGTTTGGTCTTACAGTGTGTGCATTCCTGCTGGGCTTTGGCTTTTCTCTGCACAGATTATGTCCTAACATGTTCATCTTTAATGCTAG CTCGTCTGAACAAGCTCCAAAGTGGTTCAGTGATTTTTCTAATCATCTGCTGCTCATTCAAAAAGTCATGGCAGGGTTTCTGGCTCTGCACACTG TGGTGATCTCTCTTAGCTATGTACACCGTTCTCAGCCACTGTGGAGGAAGAACCCTTTCAGCAACACATGGTGGTGTCTCACTGTGCCTATTGT GTTGCTGGGTCAGGTTGTGCAGGCTACAATTGACTATCAGTTATGGCATGACAGAAGTAAACAGTTTAATTTTACTCTGAGTCAAGTGTCCCCGGATGTCTGGGTGCCGGTGCCGCTGTCTATTGTATTGGTGGTGCTGATCAATGAAGCTGTCAAGCTACATGAAATCAG GGTACGTGTACGTTACCAGAAACGACAGAAACTCCAGTTTGAGACCAAGCTGGGAATGAACTCTCCTTTTTGA
- the tmem94 gene encoding transmembrane protein 94 isoform X2, whose protein sequence is MELQDKKQEEGAAPLGLSTAQALGTLRDQLSSLLEQHQKLSQRKFTIQELWARSFLHHEDRHSCFHWPGAAFTLLVVVGLLCCHGSQPEGSQGIELVSAGALFLLLLLNLLLIGRQQRLRRCEMVQRLKSIISELDAHLEGSKEQPIRWGPSRYPDLYTPSSPSWSLHWTYRDEQLVNLPVSLLVEGDIIALRPGQEAFASLRGIKDDEHIVLEPGDLFPPFSPPPSPRGNDRRGPHSPQQFRLFRVVRTPILDNVRNCLDLALFRPITALDNERFTVQSIIAKFACPAVLVAFFTVNTIRYFCDTPNLTPAQFNFFQLQLMGVLPILPLLFPVMWVLVIAYGEARVLAESSRNSPTGLEMLCCVWRYLLGVLKGESQTLCYTSSLLQNLGSVTVLCCVDKQGVLSWPNPSPETVLFFSGRVEPPHESQDDLRDDLSINSYCRLEGDEDRDEAQEVEALLSVPAFEPSVHQTNEPEPSDMSHDTVRSCDMQRSRRGPQSTRSKHPSGSNVSFSHDTEGGEEECAQLCGIDGLCEADDFVCDYHLEMLSLSQDQQNPVSILFDDSSWQGHLSSLKPLGLNIMLNLCNATVTQQLCRFSDHLSNLALQESHGAVLPVQVPWGLCELSRLIGFTPGARELFKQENHLALYQLPCGEKTRESAPRRLNHFTKRQPPISHLISLLVRDSTTNNVQMLSHGSADLILESCTDFWDGTDIYPLSGSDRKKVLDFYQRACLSGYCSAFAYKPMQVVLSHQLNGKCVELAPGPTLFSGVDLPSTTPIKHCNRRNSWSSDEGIGETLEKEDCVQALSGQIFMGMVSSQFQARLDTVRLIENLVGACIRFVYFSREDELRSKVFAEKMGLETGWNCHISLTPNGDGHGDGAPSSPSQAGSVHDELLQDSRDDAEGPLLPEDEGQSDLASFQPTDSDVPSFLEDCNRAKLPRGIHQVRPHLKNIDNVPLLVPLFTDCTPETMCEMMKIMQENREVTCCLGSSANFRNSCLFLQSDLSISLDPLYPSRCSWETFGYAAGCGVSEVHEELSPLSLSARLNSLGCSISFHHGESVSLVKLIEQARHTTSGIRKCFLFLLQCQLTLVIIQFLACLTQLPPPMNITDILWLSCFCYPLLSVSLLGKPPDTSVMTVATGKNLDAIPRKTQQYFLGWFLLKFGLTVCAFLLGFGFSLHRLCPNMFIFNASSSEQAPKWFSDFSNHLLLIQKVMAGFLALHTVVISLSYVHRSQPLWRKNPFSNTWWCLTVPIVLLGQVVQATIDYQLWHDRSKQFNFTLSQVSPDVWVPVPLSIVLVVLINEAVKLHEIRVRVRYQKRQKLQFETKLGMNSPF, encoded by the exons GAGGAAGGGGCAGCTCCACTGGGACTGTCCACAGCCCAGGCTCTGGGGACCCTCCGGGACCAGCTCTCCAGCCTGCTGGAGCAGCACCAGAAGCTTAGCCAGCGCAAATTCACTATACAG GAACTATGGGCTAGGAGCTTCCTTCACCATGAGGATCGTCATTCATGCTTCCACTGGCCTGGAGCTGCCTTCACGTTGCTTGTCGTGGTTGGTTTGCTGTGTTGCCATGGCAGCCAGCCAGAAGGCAG TCAAGGCATAGAACTGGTGAGTGCTGGAgctctcttcctcctgctgctgctcAACCTCTTGCTAATTGGACGTCAACAGAGACTAAGGAGGTGTGAGATGGTGCAGCGTTTAAAGTCCATAATTTCAGAGCTTGATG CTCATTTAGAGGGAAGCAAAGAACAGCCAATCAGATGGGGCCCTTCTCGTTATCCTGACCTGTACACACCTTCCTCTCCATCCTGGTCCCTGCACTGGACATATCGTGATGAACAACTAGTCAATCTGCCTGTCAGTTTGTTGGTGGAAGGTGATATCATCGCACTGAGACCAGGCCAAGAGGCATTTGCCTCACTTAGAGGCATTAAG GATGATGAACATATTGTGCTAGAGCCGGGAGATCTGTTTCCACCATTCTCTCCTCCACCCTCCCCACGTGGAAACGACAGAAGGGGACCTCACAGTCCCCAGCAATTCCGCCTTTTCAGGGTGGTCCGCACCCCTATACTGGACAATGTCAG GAATTGCCTTGATCTTGCTCTGTTTCGACCAATCACAGCTCTTGATAATGAACGGTTCACAGTGCAGTCGATCATAGCTAAGTTTGCATGCCCAGCAGTGCTG GTAGCTTTTTTTACTGTGAATACAATTCGCTACTTTTGTGACACTCCCAATCTTACCCCAGCCCAATTCAACTTCTTCCAGCTGcag CTGATGGGAGTGCTGCCCATCCTACCTCTGCTGTTTCCTGTTATGTGGGTCCTGGTCATTGCTTACGGAGAGGCACGAGTTTTGGCCGAATCCAGCCGCAATTCTCCAACAGGCTTG gagatgctgtgctgtgtgtggagaTACCTGCTTGGTGTTTTGAAAGGAGAGTCTCAAACACTGTGCTACACCTCCAGTCTCTTGCAGAACCTAGGATCAGTGACT GTTTTGTGCTGTGTGGATAAGCAGGGAGTGTTGTCCTGGCCCAACCCCAGCCCAGAAACTGTGCTCTTCTTTAGTGGACGTGTTGAACCACCACATGAGAGCCAAGATGACCTGCGAGATGATCTATCAATAAATTCTTACTGTCGATTAGAAGGAGATGAGGACAGAGATGAG GCTCAGGAAGTTGAGGCTCTTCTAAGTGTTCCTGCTTTTGAGCCCTCAGTTCATCAAACTAATGAGCCAGAGCCTAGTGACATGTCACATGACACAGTACGCTCCTGTGACATGCAGCGTTCACGCAGAGGGCCCCAGAGCACGCGCTCCAAACACCCATCTGGCTCCAATGTCAGCTTCAGCCATGACACAGAGGGGGGTGAAGAAGAGTGTGCTCAG CTGTGTGGCATTGATGGTCTGTGTGAAGCAGATGACTTTGTATGTGATTATCACCTGGAGATGCTGAGCTTGTCTCAGGACCAACAGAACCCTGTCAGTATCCTATTTGATGACTCCAGTTGGCAAGGACACCTGTCTTCTTTAAAGCCCCTGGGCCTCAACATCATGCTGAACCTATGCAACGCTACAGTCACTCAACAACTGTGCCGCTTCTCAGACCACCTGTCCAACCTGGCACTACAGGAGAGCCACGGTGCCGTTCTACCTGTGCAGGTGCCTTGGGGCCTCTGCGAGCTTTCCCGACTCATAG GTTTTACCCCTGGAGCGAGAGAACTCTTTAAGCAGGAGAACCACTTGGCCTTGTACCAGTTGCCTTGTGGAGAGAAGACCAGAGAGTCAGCCCCACGCCGCCTAAACCACTTTACCAAACGTCAGCCACCCATCAGTCACCTGATAAGCCTGCTAGTCCGGGACAGCACTACCA ACAATGTGCAGATGCTCTCCCACGGCTCCGCTGACCTAATCCTGGAATCTTGCACAGATTTTTGGGACGGCACAGACATCTACCCTCTCTCTGGATCAGATAG GAAGAAGGTTCTGGACTTTTACCAGCGTGCATGTCTATCCGGTTACTGCTCTGCCTTTGCCTATAAGCCCATGCAGGTGGTGCTCTCCCACCAACTTAATGGGAAATGTGTTGAGTTGGCTCCAGGCCCAACACTCTTCTCTGGAGTGGATCTGCCCAGCACTACACCCATTAAACACTGCAACCGGCGCAACAGCTGGAGTTCAGATG AGGGAATTGGAGAGACCTTGGAGAAGGAGGACTGTGTTCAGGCGCTGAGTGGACAGATCTTCATGGGCATGGTGTCATCACAGTTCCAGGCCCGTTTGGATACTGTACGGCTTATTGAGAATCTGGTGGGAGCATGCATCCGCTTTGTCTACTTCTCTAGAGAAGATGAGCTGCGTAGTAAG GTGTTTGCAGAGAAAATGGGCCTGGAAACAGGCTGGAACTGTCATATCTCCCTCACACCTAATGGAGATGGCCAtggtgatggagcaccatcaagTCCCAGTCAGGCAGGCTCTGTGCATGATGAGCTACTGCAGG ATTCTCGGGATGACGCTGAAGGGCCGTTACTTCCTGAGGATGAAGGCCAGTCAGATCTTGCCAGTTTTCAGCCCACAGATAGTGATGTGCCAAGCTTTCTAGAGGACTGCAACAGA gcCAAGCTACCTCGTGGTATTCACCAGGTTCGCCCTCATCTGAAGAACATTGACAATGTGCCTTTGCTGGTGCCCCTTTTCACAGACTGCACACCGGAAA CCATGTGTGAGATGATGAAAATTATGCAGGAAAACAGAGAAGTCACATGCTGTTTGGGGAGCTCAGCCAACTTCCGCAATAGCTGCCTATTCCTGCAGAGTGACCTCAG TATCTCTCTGGACCCTTTGTACCCTTCACGATGCTCATGGGAGACATTTGGTTATGCAGCTGGCTGTGGAGTGAGTGAAGTGCATGAGGAGCTTTCACCCCTGAGCCTGAGCGCCCGCCTCAACAGCCTCGGCTGCTCCATCTCTTTCCACCACGGAGAAAGTGTCAGCTTGGTCAAACTCATAGAACAG GCCAGGCACACCACTTCTGGAATTCGCAAGTGCTTccttttcctcctgcagtgcCAGCTTACCTTGGTTATCATTCAG TTTTTGGCCTGTCTTACACAGCTTCCACCTCCAATGAACATAACAGACATTCTGTGGCTTTCCTGTTTCTGTTACCCACTGCTAAG tgtgtccTTATTGGGGAAGCCACCAGACACGTCTGTGATGACAGTTGCCACTGGAAAGAATCTGGATGCCATTCCCCGGAAG ACTCAACAGTACTTCCTGGGTTGGTTCTTGCTCAAGTTTGGTCTTACAGTGTGTGCATTCCTGCTGGGCTTTGGCTTTTCTCTGCACAGATTATGTCCTAACATGTTCATCTTTAATGCTAG CTCGTCTGAACAAGCTCCAAAGTGGTTCAGTGATTTTTCTAATCATCTGCTGCTCATTCAAAAAGTCATGGCAGGGTTTCTGGCTCTGCACACTG TGGTGATCTCTCTTAGCTATGTACACCGTTCTCAGCCACTGTGGAGGAAGAACCCTTTCAGCAACACATGGTGGTGTCTCACTGTGCCTATTGT GTTGCTGGGTCAGGTTGTGCAGGCTACAATTGACTATCAGTTATGGCATGACAGAAGTAAACAGTTTAATTTTACTCTGAGTCAAGTGTCCCCGGATGTCTGGGTGCCGGTGCCGCTGTCTATTGTATTGGTGGTGCTGATCAATGAAGCTGTCAAGCTACATGAAATCAG GGTACGTGTACGTTACCAGAAACGACAGAAACTCCAGTTTGAGACCAAGCTGGGAATGAACTCTCCTTTTTGA